Proteins from a single region of Macaca fascicularis isolate 582-1 chromosome 17, T2T-MFA8v1.1:
- the LOC102146247 gene encoding DNA-directed RNA polymerases I and III subunit RPAC2 encodes MEEDQELERKISGLKTSMAEGERKTALEMVQAAGTDRHCVTFVLHEEDHTLGNSLRYMIMKNPEVEFCGYTTTHPSESKINLRIQTRGTLPAVEPFQRGLNELMSVCQHVLDKFEASIKDYKDQKASRNESTF; translated from the exons ATGGAAGAGGACCAGGAGCTGGAGAG aAAAATATCTGGATTGAAGACCTCAATGGCTGAAGGCGAGAGGAAGACAGCCCTGGAAATGGTCCAGGCAGCTGGAACAGATAGACACTGTGTGACATTTGTATTGCACGAGGAAGACCATACCCTAGGAAATTCTCTACGTTACATGATCATGAAGAACCCGGAAGTGGAATTTTGTGGTTACACTACGACCCATCCTTCAGAGAGCAAAATTAATTTACGCATTCAGACTCGAGGTACCCTTCCAGCTGTTGAGCCATTTCAGAGAGGCCTGAATGAGCTCATGAGTGTCTGCCAACATGTGCTTGACAAGTTTGAGGCCAGCATAAAGGACTATAAGGATCAAAAAGCAAGCAGAAATGAATCCACATTCTAG